A portion of the Arcobacter sp. LA11 genome contains these proteins:
- a CDS encoding ABC transporter substrate-binding protein, which yields MGSLIKIIFIFLLLIISSYSQNLNKVTLQLQWLNQFQFAGYYIAKEKGFYKDLGLEVEILPYKSNTDILKNVVSKKVDFATGRTSLLVHKNNGYEIVALAAIFQQSPAALLVTNDKINSPYDLKNKRIMISADAITSASYMAMLFSEGVMSESILIQKHSYNLDDLINGKTDAIASYISNEPHSLKKRGVKYKFFHPKDYGFDFYGDILYTSKQLLKNDPKTVESFTNASLKGWTYAFDNINKTAKIIFEKYNTQNKTLDELIFEGETLKKLAYDKNKEIGHISEEKFSEIAKVYRVLGLIRKDYKLDDFIHCIHCTRELKLTKEESDWLEKNKTIKLGTNKEWNPIEFFDNNGIYSGIAAGYLNLIEEKLEIKLQVEENAYWHEMIEKIRNQKLDMFLAIVNTPNRNKYMNFTNSYLQFPTVIVTRDDIGYIKNLKQLSNKKIAVERNFYTHELIKKYNEEINLIPVNTTKEALEKVYNGLAYAYIGALPNTGHFIKELKYTNLKINGEAPFKTNLSFSTRKDLTILNSILEKTLNSITQEEHDEIYNKWINIKYEPRSDYKLLSIISIIILLILIAFYYRNKSLKTITETDTLTKIANRRKLDSFLEIEMERSIRNNFTLSIAMIDIDFFKKINDTYGHKIGDEVLIKLSHVLNKHIRKYDLVGRWGGEEFLIVCPNSDLIQIISLCKKLQELIAKIKIKKQKDINITVSCGIAQYSKNESIDDFIYRADTELYKAKNNGRNCIYPLI from the coding sequence ATGGGGAGTTTAATAAAAATAATTTTTATCTTTTTATTGTTAATAATAAGTTCTTATTCTCAAAATCTTAATAAAGTAACGCTACAACTTCAATGGTTAAACCAGTTCCAATTTGCAGGATATTATATTGCTAAAGAAAAAGGTTTTTATAAAGACCTTGGATTAGAAGTAGAAATATTACCTTACAAAAGCAATACTGATATTTTAAAAAATGTAGTAAGTAAAAAAGTAGATTTTGCAACAGGAAGAACCTCACTTCTTGTTCATAAAAATAATGGTTATGAAATAGTAGCACTAGCTGCTATTTTTCAACAATCACCAGCAGCACTACTTGTAACAAATGATAAAATAAATTCACCCTATGATTTGAAAAATAAAAGAATTATGATTTCAGCAGATGCTATAACTTCAGCTTCATATATGGCAATGCTCTTTAGTGAAGGAGTTATGAGTGAAAGTATACTAATCCAAAAACATAGTTATAACCTTGATGATTTAATAAATGGCAAAACAGATGCTATTGCTTCATATATTTCAAATGAGCCACATAGTCTAAAAAAAAGAGGTGTAAAATATAAATTTTTTCATCCAAAAGATTATGGATTTGATTTTTATGGAGATATACTTTATACATCAAAGCAACTGCTAAAAAATGATCCAAAAACTGTTGAATCCTTTACAAATGCAAGTTTAAAAGGTTGGACTTATGCTTTTGATAATATCAATAAAACTGCAAAAATTATATTTGAAAAATATAATACACAAAATAAAACATTAGATGAACTTATTTTTGAAGGAGAAACATTAAAAAAACTAGCTTATGATAAAAATAAAGAAATAGGTCATATAAGTGAAGAGAAATTTAGTGAAATAGCAAAAGTTTATAGAGTATTAGGTCTTATTAGAAAAGATTATAAATTAGATGATTTTATACATTGTATTCATTGTACAAGAGAACTGAAACTTACAAAAGAAGAGAGTGATTGGTTAGAAAAAAATAAAACAATTAAATTAGGTACAAATAAAGAATGGAATCCTATAGAATTTTTTGATAATAATGGAATATATAGCGGTATCGCAGCAGGTTATTTAAATCTTATAGAAGAAAAACTTGAAATAAAACTACAAGTTGAAGAAAATGCTTACTGGCATGAAATGATTGAAAAAATTAGAAACCAAAAACTTGATATGTTTTTAGCAATTGTTAATACTCCTAATAGAAATAAGTATATGAATTTTACAAATTCTTATCTTCAGTTTCCTACAGTAATAGTTACAAGAGATGATATAGGATATATAAAAAATTTAAAACAATTATCAAATAAAAAAATTGCCGTAGAAAGAAATTTTTATACACATGAACTTATAAAAAAATATAATGAGGAAATAAATCTTATTCCTGTAAATACAACAAAAGAGGCTTTAGAAAAAGTTTATAATGGTTTGGCATATGCTTATATTGGGGCATTACCAAATACAGGACATTTTATAAAAGAATTAAAATATACAAATCTAAAAATAAATGGAGAAGCACCTTTTAAAACAAATCTAAGTTTTTCAACAAGAAAAGACTTAACAATATTAAATTCAATTTTAGAAAAAACTTTAAACTCTATTACTCAAGAAGAACATGATGAAATATATAATAAATGGATTAATATAAAATATGAACCTAGAAGTGACTATAAACTCCTTTCTATTATTTCTATAATTATTCTTCTTATACTTATAGCCTTCTATTATAGAAATAAAAGTTTAAAAACAATAACAGAAACAGATACTCTTACAAAGATTGCAAATAGAAGAAAACTGGACTCTTTCTTAGAAATAGAGATGGAAAGAAGTATTAGAAATAATTTTACATTATCTATTGCAATGATAGATATAGACTTTTTCAAAAAAATTAATGATACTTATGGACATAAAATAGGAGATGAAGTATTAATTAAATTATCACATGTTTTAAATAAACACATAAGAAAATATGATTTAGTTGGACGTTGGGGAGGAGAAGAATTTTTAATTGTATGTCCAAACAGTGATTTAATTCAAATAATATCTCTATGTAAAAAATTACAAGAATTAATTGCAAAAATTAAAATAAAAAAACAAAAAGATATAAATATTACTGTCAGTTGTGGAATAGCCCAATATTCAAAAAATGAAAGTATTGATGATTTTATCTATCGGGCTGATACTGAATTATACAAAGCAAAAAATAATGGTAGAAACTGTATCTATCCTTTAATTTAA
- a CDS encoding S1 RNA-binding domain-containing protein, translating into MNEKIELGVINSLKVNRVSEPGIYLIAGDEEEVLLPNCYVTKEMEIDSMLDVFIYTDSEDRLVSTTLTPYAMKNDFASLEVIDFAQFGAFLDIGLPKDLLVPKNKQKTTYNIGDRKVIQVIEDDKTGRLIGSEKFVLSKEPENLNIGDEVEILLYSKTPLGFKTIVNNEFEGLIYHNEIFENIQIGDKKRAYIKLIREDGKIDISLQKFGAKKGDDNPSKVLEILEQNGGELGFTYKSDAEDIKDVFAMSKKAFKASLTNLIDSNKIVLEETKIKLK; encoded by the coding sequence ATGAACGAAAAAATTGAATTGGGAGTTATAAACTCTTTAAAAGTAAATAGAGTTAGTGAACCAGGAATTTATCTAATTGCAGGTGATGAAGAAGAAGTTTTGCTTCCTAATTGTTATGTTACAAAAGAGATGGAAATTGATTCTATGTTAGATGTATTTATTTATACAGATAGTGAAGATAGACTAGTTTCTACTACGCTTACTCCTTATGCTATGAAAAATGATTTTGCATCATTAGAAGTAATAGATTTTGCTCAATTTGGAGCATTTTTAGATATTGGGTTACCAAAAGATTTATTAGTTCCTAAAAATAAACAAAAGACTACTTATAATATTGGTGATAGAAAAGTTATTCAAGTAATTGAAGATGATAAAACAGGTAGATTAATAGGTAGTGAAAAATTTGTATTAAGTAAAGAGCCTGAAAATCTTAATATTGGTGACGAGGTAGAAATCCTTCTATATTCAAAAACACCTCTTGGTTTTAAAACTATAGTAAACAATGAGTTTGAAGGTTTAATTTACCATAATGAAATTTTTGAAAATATTCAAATAGGTGATAAAAAAAGAGCATATATTAAACTTATTAGAGAAGATGGAAAAATTGATATCTCTTTACAAAAATTTGGAGCTAAAAAAGGTGATGATAACCCATCAAAAGTTTTAGAGATTTTAGAACAAAATGGTGGAGAATTAGGATTTACTTATAAAAGTGATGCCGAAGATATTAAAGATGTATTTGCTATGAGTAAAAAAGCTTTTAAAGCTTCACTTACAAATTTAATTGATAGTAATAAAATAGTTCTAGAAGAGACTAAAATAAAATTAAAATAG
- a CDS encoding metal ABC transporter permease, translating to MIEALQYNFIQNALIAGILVSIAAGIIGSLVVVNRITFLAGGIAHSSYGGIGLAIYLGLPVLLGATVFAVITAILIAMLTLNNRKRIDSLIGIMWAFGMAVGIVFVDLTPGYNVDLMSYLFGSIIAVSDNDIIYLTILDFLIIGLVVIFYKQILAVSYDSEFASLRGISIKFFYTLILILSALSVVAAIKVVGLILVIALLTIPTYLAEMYAKCLSSMMIISSIIATFFTIFGLIISYFYDISSGASIIIVGVFTLLLAKLLGKK from the coding sequence ATGATAGAAGCCTTACAGTATAATTTTATACAAAATGCATTGATTGCAGGTATCTTAGTATCAATTGCAGCTGGAATTATAGGTTCTTTAGTTGTAGTAAATAGGATTACTTTTTTAGCTGGAGGTATTGCACATAGTTCATATGGTGGAATAGGGCTTGCGATATATTTAGGGCTTCCTGTACTTTTGGGAGCTACAGTTTTTGCTGTAATTACTGCTATTTTAATAGCTATGTTAACTTTGAATAATAGAAAAAGAATAGATTCTCTTATTGGTATTATGTGGGCATTTGGTATGGCGGTGGGTATAGTTTTTGTAGATTTAACTCCTGGTTATAATGTTGACTTGATGAGTTATTTATTTGGTTCTATAATTGCAGTTTCAGATAATGATATTATTTATTTAACAATATTGGATTTTTTAATTATAGGTCTTGTAGTTATTTTTTATAAACAAATATTAGCCGTTTCATATGATAGTGAATTTGCATCTTTACGTGGGATATCTATAAAGTTTTTTTATACATTGATATTAATTTTATCAGCACTTAGCGTTGTTGCTGCAATAAAAGTTGTTGGACTTATTCTTGTAATTGCATTATTAACTATTCCAACTTATTTAGCTGAGATGTATGCTAAATGTTTATCGTCTATGATGATTATAAGTTCAATTATTGCAACTTTTTTTACAATCTTTGGTTTAATCATTTCATATTTTTATGATATTAGTTCAGGGGCTAGTATTATTATTGTTGGTGTTTTCACACTACTACTTGCCAAATTGTTAGGAAAAAAATGA
- a CDS encoding metal ABC transporter ATP-binding protein, whose amino-acid sequence MNKILELKNLSFQYDRQNVLENINLDILKNDFLAIIGPNGGGKSTLLKLILGLLKTKDGKIIKHLKNDSIGYVPQNTNLNIDFPITALEIVLMGHIGNKKQLFGYSKEDIACAMSSLEQVSMENHANSKIGDLSGGQRQRVFIARALCANPKAMLLDEPTASIDVKGQKDIYELLKELNKSIAIVVVSHDISVLLNYAKNVAHVNKNLVYHHLKNIDEKIDNEDEHMCEVELLSALGKKQVCCNHTHE is encoded by the coding sequence ATGAATAAAATTTTAGAGCTTAAAAATTTATCTTTTCAATATGATAGACAAAATGTCTTAGAAAATATTAACTTAGATATATTAAAAAATGATTTTTTAGCAATTATTGGTCCAAATGGTGGAGGAAAATCTACACTATTAAAACTTATATTAGGATTGTTAAAGACTAAAGATGGAAAGATTATAAAACATCTAAAAAATGACTCTATTGGTTATGTTCCTCAAAATACAAATTTAAATATAGATTTTCCCATAACTGCCCTTGAAATTGTTCTTATGGGACATATAGGAAATAAAAAACAACTATTTGGTTACAGTAAAGAAGATATTGCTTGTGCTATGTCTTCTTTAGAACAAGTTAGTATGGAAAATCATGCAAATAGTAAAATTGGGGATTTAAGTGGAGGACAAAGACAGAGAGTTTTTATAGCACGTGCTCTTTGTGCAAATCCAAAAGCTATGTTACTAGATGAACCAACTGCTAGTATAGATGTAAAAGGACAAAAAGATATTTATGAACTTTTAAAAGAATTAAATAAATCAATTGCGATTGTAGTAGTAAGTCATGATATTTCTGTTTTATTAAATTATGCAAAAAATGTGGCACATGTAAATAAGAATTTAGTTTATCATCATTTAAAAAATATTGATGAAAAAATTGATAATGAAGATGAACATATGTGTGAAGTTGAGCTTTTATCAGCTCTTGGTAAAAAACAAGTATGTTGTAATCATACACATGAGTAG
- a CDS encoding ElyC/SanA/YdcF family protein has product MLFTVKKFISIFLMPMSLGLILLFLGLIFLLNKNYKRAKTFLIISFLWLALIGYSPFSNYLIQPLENQYKSYIKIDPNVKYVLVLGSGHVTNKEISNLSQLSTTALMRLNEGIRIYRNLENAKLILSGYEGSDSVPHALVAKKVAISLGVIPEDIITQEEAKDTAEEALYVKKTVEKNNFILVTSAFHMPRAMKIFKGAGLNPIAAPTDYLSKEDGDYLREPRGKEIRKTEIAMHEYIGTLWHDIIEKIRFYVN; this is encoded by the coding sequence TTGCTTTTTACTGTTAAAAAATTTATTTCAATTTTTTTGATGCCTATGTCTTTAGGATTAATACTTCTTTTTTTAGGTTTGATTTTTTTATTAAATAAGAATTATAAAAGAGCTAAAACTTTTTTAATAATTTCTTTTTTATGGCTTGCGTTAATAGGTTATTCACCTTTTTCAAATTATCTTATTCAACCTTTAGAAAATCAATACAAATCGTATATAAAAATTGATCCAAATGTAAAGTATGTATTAGTTTTAGGTTCAGGACATGTTACAAATAAAGAAATTTCTAATTTATCTCAACTTTCAACCACTGCACTTATGAGGCTTAATGAAGGTATTAGAATATATAGAAATTTAGAAAATGCAAAACTTATACTTTCAGGTTATGAAGGTTCAGATTCTGTCCCTCATGCTTTAGTTGCAAAAAAAGTAGCTATATCTTTGGGTGTCATCCCTGAAGACATAATAACTCAAGAGGAGGCAAAAGATACTGCTGAAGAGGCTTTGTATGTTAAAAAAACTGTAGAAAAGAATAACTTTATTTTAGTAACCTCTGCTTTTCATATGCCAAGAGCAATGAAAATTTTTAAAGGTGCAGGTTTAAATCCAATTGCAGCACCTACTGATTATCTTTCAAAAGAAGATGGAGATTATTTACGAGAACCAAGAGGTAAAGAAATTAGAAAAACAGAGATTGCAATGCATGAATATATTGGAACTTTATGGCATGATATTATTGAGAAAATAAGGTTTTATGTAAATTGA